The sequence below is a genomic window from Cloacibacillus sp..
GACCGGCCAGCGCTGGATCATCGGGATAGGCACTTCACGCCCGAAGGCGTCTTTCACCTTTGCGACATCGCTGCCGGCGTGATGCTTCCCGGATGGGATCATCCAAGTGATCTCTCCCTCGAAGTCAGGAGGTGTCATTACCTTATGTACCAGCAGCGGCGTCTCCTGAATGGTGGCAAGCACCATGCCGCCGGAGACGAGATCTCCGACTTTTGCCACGGGAGTGACGTCCCAAAGACGTTCGCGGTCAATCATGTTTACCGAAGTTCCCGGCGATATATACATACCCTCTTTTTCAAGCAGCGAGTCCAGCGGACGTCCGATTCCGTCAAAGAAGCTGCCTATCAGTCCAGGCCCAAGCTCAATGGAGAGGGGTTCGCCGGTGCCGGTCACATCCTCATAGATGCGCAGCCCGTCGGTATCCTCGTAGACCTGGATGGTGGCGTTGTCTCCATCCATCTTTATTATTTCACCCATCAGCTTATGGGGCCCGACCTTCACGACTTCGCGCATTCCGAAGTCGCGCATGCCGTTTGCCTTTATGACGGGGCCGTTGACGAATTCGACGGTCCCAAGATGGGAATTCTGTGCGTTATTTTTAAGTTCCAAAGGCTATTCCCTCCTACGGTAAACGCATCCGCAGCCTCGCGGCCTGCGGTAATTTTTAATGCTCCCGCTTCGCGGCAGCTGGCCGCCACGGCTACGGTAAACGCATCCGTTTTACGGCTGCTGCCAGCAACAGCTGCGGTAATTTTTTATTTCGCGCTTCGCGCTGACTGTCCGCCGCGGTTAAAGCAGCGGCAGAAGGCGTTCAGCCAGAGAATCAGCCATCTCCTGTGTGATGCTCTGCCAATCCATATTGACCTGCCTGTGCCCGTCAGCCGTCGCGACCCAGCAGCCGCCGAGTATCGGGGCCGGGTCGGGGTCAAAGGTGAGGGCAAGGTCATGGTTGAGAGCGAGCGTCTTCGTGATGACCTCAACGGCAAGGGCAAGGTCGACCGCCGATAGCCTCAGCTTGAGCGGCGTCTTTGTCCCCAGCGATTCTACCGCGTCGATGCACATCCCGGTCAGGATATCAGAATAGTCGGCGCGATCTCTAAGGTGCACCAGCTTATCCTGAAGGCGTCCCATGGAGTCTGAAAGTATCCTGTTTTGCAGACGCAGGGTCTCCGTCGACTTTTCACGCTCAGCTGAGAGTATCTGCCGGCGGCGGATATCTTCCGCGCGTTTACGCGCGTCCTGCAGGATGAGGTTCGTTTCTCGCTGAAGTTTCTCCGTCTCACGCGCGAGCCACTCGTCTGCCTCGCGGCGTCCCTGTGCCATGTTGACCTTTTTTTCGCTGTCTGCGCGGTCCAATATTATATCTCTAAGATTGCTTATCTTTTCGTTTGATACTTCCTTCATCATGTTTCACCTCTTATTTAGTCCTCGTTCTGCTCGAAGTTTCGGTCTGTTGCGATGAGGCGTCAAAAACCGACAGAGGGAGATTCTCCCGTCCGCCAGTCACGCTACATCTTTACCCCGATGGCTTCCTGGACATATCTGGTCAGAAAATCAGGTCCCCTTTTGGTGCCGAATCTGTCGGGTATCTCGACTACGAGCGGCAGGTCTCCGCGTTCGCGCAGCTGCTGGATTATCTCTTCGGCCATCGCCGCCGCCTTTTCCGTGATGGCGAGTATGGCGAGATTGCGCATCTTCAGAGCGTTTCCTATCGCTGCGTATGTTTCATCGGGAGTGTGAACGAGCGTGCCCTCGATTCCGGCCAGACGCATCCCTACAAGGGAGTCGTGGTTGTCGCTCACAAGGTAGGCCTTCATAGACGTTTATGCCCACCTACAGCCGCTGGATTATAAGCAGTGAGATGATGACGCCGTAGATGGCGATACCTTCGGCAAGTCCGAGGTAGATGAGCGTCGTACCGAGCATTTCGGGTTTTTCACCAACCAGGCCGAGAGCCGCCGCGCCGACGTTGGCGACCGCGAGTCCCGCGCTGAGGCAGGCGATTCCCGTAGCGCACGCCGCCGCGATGAAGCCGAGACCGGCTCCTACCGATACCTCTTTTGCTACTGCCGCCGCGCCCTCCGCGGCGAATGACGTACCTGAGAAGAGGGCCAGCACCGCTCCCGTAAAGACGAGCAGTGTTGAAAGTCCCAGCGCCGTCGCGTAGATTTTCCTGCCGCCGCGGAAGCCCTTACGCTGGAGGATATATCCGGCTATCATCAGAGTTACCACCGTACCGCAGCTTAACATCAATCCAAACATGAAAAATCTCTCCTTTTCTTATTCTCTTTAAAATTGTTTAATCTTTAATTGCGTGATTAAAAACCTTTATATTTATTGTCCGTAACCATATTTTATAAACTTACAGATCCTCCGCGTTGGCCTGAGAGTATTTGCCTCCCTCTTTTTTCCAGCCGACAGGTTTGAAGGCGCTGCCTCCTCCCTTATAAAATTTACCGAAGAATTCGTAGTATTCGAGACGCAGCGTCTGGATGAATACTATCAGTCCTTCGAGGCATACGATGACCAGGTTGCCGATGATCAGGATTATGCCTTTCATAATGATGCCTCCGGGCAGCGAACGGACCATCTCGGAGAGC
It includes:
- a CDS encoding V-type ATP synthase subunit E family protein yields the protein MKEVSNEKISNLRDIILDRADSEKKVNMAQGRREADEWLARETEKLQRETNLILQDARKRAEDIRRRQILSAEREKSTETLRLQNRILSDSMGRLQDKLVHLRDRADYSDILTGMCIDAVESLGTKTPLKLRLSAVDLALAVEVITKTLALNHDLALTFDPDPAPILGGCWVATADGHRQVNMDWQSITQEMADSLAERLLPLL
- a CDS encoding V-type ATP synthase subunit F, with product MKAYLVSDNHDSLVGMRLAGIEGTLVHTPDETYAAIGNALKMRNLAILAITEKAAAMAEEIIQQLRERGDLPLVVEIPDRFGTKRGPDFLTRYVQEAIGVKM
- a CDS encoding ATP synthase subunit C, yielding MFGLMLSCGTVVTLMIAGYILQRKGFRGGRKIYATALGLSTLLVFTGAVLALFSGTSFAAEGAAAVAKEVSVGAGLGFIAAACATGIACLSAGLAVANVGAAALGLVGEKPEMLGTTLIYLGLAEGIAIYGVIISLLIIQRL